From Lycium ferocissimum isolate CSIRO_LF1 chromosome 12, AGI_CSIRO_Lferr_CH_V1, whole genome shotgun sequence, one genomic window encodes:
- the LOC132040051 gene encoding L-ascorbate oxidase homolog produces MPLKQAVVVFLVALLVVNVVAESPYRFFEWNVTYGTIWPLGLPQEGILINGQFPGPDIVSVTNDNVIINVFNNLDEPFLLSWNGIQNRRNSFEDGVWGTTCPIPPGKNFTYILQVKDQIGSFYYFPSTAFHKAAGGFGGFRILSRPGIPVPFDEPAGDHTVLIGDWYKSNHTYLKSILDRNHKLPFVDAIHINGHGPQGPNRASFTVDQGKTYRLRISNVGLEHSLNFRIEGHKMTLVEVEGTHTMQETYSSLDVHVGQTYSVLITADQAPKDYYIVVSNRFSSILLTTTGVLHYSNSNQEFTGPPPGGPTTEIGWSLNQARSIRTNLSASGPRPNPQGSYHYGMINMTRTIRLANSAGQVNGKQRYAINSVSFVPTDTPLKLADYFKIGGFTPGNIPDAPPGGGIHLDTSVLQTDYRTFIEIVFENKEGIMQSWHLNGYAFWVVGMDGGKWTPASRDQYNLRDAVARITTQVYPKSWTAIYIALDNVGMWNLRTEFWARQYLGQQLYMRVFTTSTSWRDEYPIPINALLCGKVAGRHKRPL; encoded by the exons ATGCCGCTAAAACAAGCGGTAGTAGTGTTTTTAGTGGCACTACTAGTTGTGAACGTAGTTGCAGAGAGTCCTTACAGATTCTTTGAATGGAATGTTACTTATGGCACCATTTGGCCTCTAGGTCTTCCTCAAGAG GGAATTCTTATCAATGGGCAATTCCCTGGTCCTGACATTGTATCTGTCACCAATGACAATGTTATTATCAATGTCTTCAACAATTTGGATGAGCCTTTTCTTCTTTCCTG gaATGGAATACAAAATAGGAGAAACTCATTCGAAGACGGAGTTTGGGGAACGACATGCCCGATACCACCGGGGAAGAATTTCACATACATTTTGCAAGTGAAGGATCAAATAGGGAGCTTCTACTATTTCCCTTCTACTGCTTTCCACAAAGCTGCTGGTGGTTTTGGAGGCTTCAGGATCCTCAGCAGGCCCGGCATTCCTGTTCCTTTCGATGAACCTGCTGGCGATCATACCGTCCTTATTGGAGATTGGTACAAGAGCAATCACACG TACCTGAAATCAATTCTTGACAGAAACCACAAGTTGCCTTTTGTTGATGCCATTCATATCAATGGTCATGGGCCTCAAGGCCCTAATCGTGCTTCTTTCACAGTTGATCAAG GAAAAACTTATAGACTGAGGATATCCAATGTTGGATTGGAACATTCACTCAACTTCCGTATTGAAGGACACAAAATGACATTGGTGGAAGTAGAAGGGACACACACAATGCAAGAGACATATTCCTCTCTTGATGTTCATGTTGGACAAACCTACTCTGTCCTCATCACAGCTGACCAAGCTCCTAAGGATTACTACATTGTTGTTTCGAATCGTTTCTCGTCTATTCTCCTTACTACTACCGGTGTACTTCACTACAGCAACTCTAACCAGGAATTCACTGGCCCGCCCCCTGGTGGTCCAACCACTGAAATTGGTTGGTCTCTTAACCAGGCCCGTTCTATCAG GACCAACTTGTCCGCAAGTGGACCAAGGCCAAACCCACAAGGATCATACCATTATGGTATGATCAACATGACTAGAACCATCAGGCTCGCAAACTCCGCTGGACAAGTCAATGGCAAACAGAGATATGCTATCAATAGTGTGTCCTTTGTGCCCACTGATACTCCCCTCAAGCTTGCTGACTACTTCAAGATTGGTGGATTCACCCCCGGAAACATTCCTGATGCCCCACCCGGCGGAGGAATTCACCTCGACACGTCTGTTTTGCAAACTGATTACAGGACATTCATTGAGATTGTATTCGAGAACAAGGAGGGAATCATGCAAAGTTGGCATCTTAACGGCTATGCCTTCTGGGTAGTAGG catggatGGAGGAAAATGGACTCCGGCTAGTAGGGACCAATACAATCTCCGCGATGCAGTTGCAAGAATCACAACTCAG GTGTATCCCAAGTCATGGACAGCAATATACATTGCATTGGACAATGTGGGAATGTGGAACCTAAGGACCGAGTTTTGGGCACGACAGTATCTCGGACAGCAGTTATACATGAGGGTATTCACGACATCGACCTCTTGGCGCGACGAATATCCCATTCCAATTAATGCTCTTTTATGTGGCAAAGTGGCTGGTAGGCATAAAAGACCGCTCTAA
- the LOC132039034 gene encoding enoyl-CoA hydratase 2, peroxisomal-like: MASYGNSDFNLELVISHKFPESLYTYTERDAALYALGVGACAKDAIDDKELKYVYHQDGQEFIQVLPTFSTLFSLGVLPQIDQLPGLQFDPRLLLHGQQYIEIYKPLPSHGCILNKASIAGLHDKGKATVLEIEIVSYEKESGDRLCMNRLAVYLRGAGGFSKSSQPYSYSSNRSNQSAFPKIPKSQPFAVFEECTHASQALLYRLSGDYNPLHSDPMVAEIAGFSRPILHGLCSLGFAVRAIIKCICGGDQNIIKSISGRFLLHVYPGETLITEMWLEGLRVIYQVKVKERNRAVLSGFMDLDRLSSSL; this comes from the exons AtggcaagctatggaaattctgaCTTTAATCTTGAATTAGTCATTTCACACAAATTCCCTGag AGTTTATATACTTACACTGAAAG GGATGCTGCCCTTTATGCTCTTGGCGTAGGAGCATGTGCAAAAGATGCTATTGATGATAAAGAACTTAAATATGTTTATCATCAAGATGGTCAGGAATTCATCCAG GTCTTGCCAACTTTTTCTACTTTGTTCTCTCTTGGAGTTTTGCCGCAAATTGACCAGCTTCCAGGCTTGCA ATTTGATCCACGTCTTCTACTGCACGGCCAACAATACATTGAAATCTATAAGCCACTTCCTTCGCATGGCTGC ATACTAAATAAAGCGAGTATTGCTGGATTGCATGATAAAG GTAAAGCAACTGTtcttgaaatagaaattgtgagTTACGAGAAAGAATCTGGTGATCGGCTATGCATGAACCG GTTGGCCGTTTACTTGAGGGGTGCTGGTGGATTCTCGAAGTCATCTCAGCCTTACTCTTACTCGAGCAATCGTAGTAATCAATCTGCCTTTCCTAAAATTCCCAAAAGTCAACCTTTTGCTGTATTTGAAGAATGTACGCATGCATCACAG GCTTTGCTGTATAGGCTATCTGGTGATTACAATCCATTGCATTCAGATCCGATGGTTGCAGAAATTGCAGG ATTTTCTCGTCCAATACTGCACGGGTTGTGCTCACTTGGCTTTGCAGTTAGGGCTATCATTAAATGTATTTGCGGAGGTGATCAGAACATAATAAAGAGCATATCTGGTAGATTTCTGCTTCATGTCTATCCAGGAGAAACTTTAATTACAGAAATGTGGTTGGAAGGGTTGAG AGTCATATATCAAGTGAAGGTTAAGGAACGTAACAGGGCAGTGCTTTCTGGATTTATGGATCTTGATCGTTTAAGTTCATCTCTGTGA
- the LOC132039035 gene encoding enoyl-CoA hydratase 2, peroxisomal-like yields the protein MASYGNSDFNPELVISHKFSESLYTYTERDAALYALGIGACAKDAIDDKELKYVYHRDGQEFIQVLPTFSTLFSYGLTSQLGQLPGLQFDPHLLLHGQQYIEIYKPLPSHGCILNKASIAGLHDKGKATILEIQIVSYEKESGDRLCMNRLAIYLRGAGGFSKSSQPYSYSSNRSNQSAFSKIPKSQPFAVFEECTHASQALLYRLSGDYNPLHSDPMVAEIAGFSRPILHGLCSLGFAVRAIIKCICEGDQNMIKSISGRFLLHVYPGETLITQMWLEGLRVIFQVKVKERNRAVLSGFVDLDRLSSSL from the exons AtggcaagctatggaaattctgaCTTTAATCCTGAATTAGTCATTTCACACAAATTCTCTGag AGTTTATATACTTACACTGAAAG GGATGCTGCCCTTTATGCTCTTGGCATAGGAGCATGTGCAAAAGATGCAATTGATGATAAAGAGCTTAAATATGTTTATCATCGAGATGGTCAGGAATTCATCCAG GTCTTGCCAACTTTTTCTACTTTGTTCTCCTATGGACTTACTTCGCAACTTGGGCAGCTTCCAGGCTTGCA ATTTGATCCACATCTTCTACTGCACGGCCAGCAATACATTGAAATCTATAAGCCACTTCCTTCCCATGGCTGC ATACTAAATAAAGCGAGTATTGCTGGATTGCATGATAAAG GTAAAGCAACCATTCTTGAAATACAAATTGTGAGTTATGAGAAAGAATCTGGTGACCGGCTATGCATGAACCG GTTGGCTATTTACTTGAGGGGTGCTGGTGGGTTCTCAAAGTCATCTCAGCCATACTCTTACTCCAGCAATCGTAGTAATCAATCTGCCTTTTCTAAAATTCCCAAAAGTCAACCTTTTGCTGTTTTTGAAGAATGTACACATGCATCACAG GCTTTGCTGTATAGGCTATCTGGTGATTACAATCCATTGCATTCAGATCCAATGGTTGCAGAAATTGCAGG ATTTTCTCGTCCAATACTGCATGGGTTGTGCTCACTTGGATTTGCAGTTAGGGCTATCATTAAATGTATTTGCGAAGGTGATCAGAACATGATAAAGAGCATATCTGGTAGATTTCTGCTTCATGTCTATCCAGGAGAGACTTTAATTACACAAATGTGGTTGGAAGGGTTGAG AGTCATATTTCAAGTGAAGGTTAAGGAACGTAACAGGGCAGTGCTTTCTGGATTTGTGGATCTTGATCGTTTAAGTTCATCTCTGTGA